The following are encoded together in the Daucus carota subsp. sativus chromosome 5, DH1 v3.0, whole genome shotgun sequence genome:
- the LOC108223439 gene encoding persulfide dioxygenase ETHE1 homolog, mitochondrial, translated as MLRSLFFNPVSSFSSVSQLGFSRFLIFNEITARKSRMGTSCYTTSSGQTARLLFRQLFEKESSTYTYLLADASHPQKPAVLIDPVDKTVERDLALIKDLGLNLIYAMNTHVHADHVTGTGLIKTKVPDVKSVISRASNGKADCLVEPGDKIIFGDLFLEVRSTPGHTLGCVTYVTGDGPNQPQPRMAFTGDALLIRGCGRTDFQGGSSVQLYKSVHSQIFTLPKDTLVCPAHDYKGFTVSTVGEEMQYNARLTKDEETFKKIMENLNLPYPKMIDIAVPANMVCGLQDPSVSASI; from the exons ATGCTTAGATCACTATTTTTCAACCCCGTCTCAAGCTTTTCCTCTGTATCTCAATTGGGTTTCTCAAGATTCTTGATTTTCAACGAGATTACTGCGAGGAAATCAAGAATGGGGACTTCTTGTTACACGACGTCGTCTGGGCAGACAGCGAGGCTGCTGTTTAGGCAGCTGTTTGAGAAGGAGTCGTCGACTTATACTTACCTTCTTGCTGATGCTTCTCACCCCCAAAAGCCTGCTGtg TTGATTGATCCAGTAGACAAGACAGTTGAAAGAGATCTTGCGCTTATTAAAGATTTAGGTCTCAATCTTATTTATGCTATGAATACTCATGTACATGCTGATCATGTTACTGGTACTGGCTTAATTAAG ACTAAGGTGCCTGATGTGAAATCTGTTATTTCTAGAGCAAGCAATGGTAAAGCTGATTGTTTGGTTGAACCCGGTGACAAAATCATTTTTGGGGATTTATTCTTGGAG GTTCGTAGTACTCCAGGTCATACATTAGGCTGTGTTACATACGTCACTGGTGATGGACCTAATCAGCCTCAACCAAGGATGGCTTTCACAGGTGATGCTCTGTTGATTCGCGGATGTGGAAGAACTGATTTTCAG GGGGGAAGTTCAGTACAGCTGTATAAGTCGGTGCATTCCCAG ATTTTTACATTGCCCAAAGATACATTGGTGTGTCCTGCTCATGACTACAAAGGGTTTACT GTAAGTACTGTGGGAGAGGAGATGCAATATAATGCTCGTTTGACGAAAGATGAG GAAACTTTCAAGAAGATCATGGAGA ACTTGAACTTACCCTATCCAAAGATGATTGACATAGCTGTGCCCGCAAATATGGTTTGTGGATTGCAAGATCCGAGTGTTAGTGCTAGCATCTGA
- the LOC108223441 gene encoding cytochrome P450 CYP72A219-like produces the protein MDATKAFLIAISIAVITVIGIFYRVLNWVWLRPRKLEKYLKEQGFKGNAYRLVLGDMGEYASMIKQEQPRQIKFSENVSLHALPYAHHIINKFGKNSYMWWGMYPRLNILDPELIKEIMTKPNVFQKPHPNPLGNLITGGLLATEGEKWTKHRKLINPAFHLEMLKNMLPAIHLCCGEMINKWEMLVLTTGSSREVDVWPYLQDLSGDVISRTAFGSSHEEGRKIFLLQKEQVDLAIHLIKFSFTPGYRYIPTKANKRMKQVCIELQALLSGIITKREKALETEVNNDDLLGILMESNYREIKEQGIGLSIQEVIDECKLFYFAGSETTSNVLVWTMILLSLHPEWQTRAREEVLQVLGNKTPDLDGLNRLKIVTMILQEVLRLYPPAALLIRDTPQNAKLGDINIPAGVGLTVPVILLHYDHELWGTDAHEFKPQRFSGGVLGATKGKFSYIPFGGGPRICIGQNFAMIEAKMALSMILMTFIFELSPHYKHAPFPILTLQPQHGAPMILHRL, from the exons ATGGATGCAACCAAAGCATTCTTGATAGCAATCTCTATTGCTGTGATAACAGTTATCGGTATATTCTACAGAGTCTTGAACTGGGTATGGCTCAGACCCAGGAAGCTCGAGAAGTACCTAAAAGAGCAAGGTTTCAAAGGAAACGCCTACAGGCTTGTTCTCGGGGACATGGGGGAGTATGCAAGCATGATAAAACAGGAGCAACCTAGACAGATCAAATTCTCCGAAAATGTATCACTGCATGCTTTGCCCTATGCCCACCACATTATCAACAAATTCG GTAAGAACTCATATATGTGGTGGGGGATGTACCCAAGACTAAACATCCTAGATCCTGAACTAATCAAAGAGATCATGACAAAGCCTAATGTATTCCAGAAGCCACATCCTAACCCGCTCGGTAACTTGATTACGGGTGGCCTTTTGGCCACTGAGGGTGAGAAATGGACTAAGCATCGGAAACTAATTAATCCAGCGTTCCACCTAGAAATGTTAAAG AATATGTTACCCGCTATTCATTTATGTTGTGGCGAGATGATCAACAAATGGGAAATGCTAGTCTTGACAACAGGAAGTTCACGAGAGGTTGATGTATGGCCCTATCTTCAAGATTTATCTGGGGATGTGATATCTCGAACAGCATTTGGAAGTAGCCATGAAGAAGGTAGAAAAATATTTCTCCTGCAGAAAGAGCAAGTTGATCTAGCAATTCATCTTATCAAATTTAGTTTCACCCCCGGATATAG GTACATCCCAACAAAAGCAAACAAGAGAATGAAGCAAGTATGCATTGAATTACAGGCTCTGCTAAGCGGTATTATCACTAAAAGAGAGAAGGCATTGGAAACAGAAGTCAACAATGATGACTTACTTGGTATTTTAATGGAATCAAATTACAGAGAGATCAAAGAACAGGGCATAGGATTGAGCATCCAAGAGGTGATAGATGAGTGCAAACTATTTTATTTTGCAGGGTCAGAGACAACATCAAATGTACTCGTATGGACAATGATCTTGTTGAGTTTACATCCAGAATGGCAAACTCGTGCAAGAGAAGAAGTTTTACAAGTTTTGGGGAACAAAACTCCCGACTTAGATGGACTAAATCGTCTCAAAATA GTAACAATGATATTACAGGAGGTGCTAAGGTTGTATCCTCCAGCAGCTTTGCTCATTCGTGACACTCCTCAGAACGCTAAACTAGGAGATATTAATATTCCAGCAGGCGTGGGATTAACGGTGCCTGTAATCTTACTTCACTATGACCATGAACTATGGGGAACAGATGCACATGAATTCAAACCACAGAGATTTTCTGGAGGAGTTCTGGGTGCAACTAAGGGCAAATTCTCATATATTCCTTTTGGAGGGGGTCCCCGAATATGCATTGGGCAGAACTTTGCAATGATTGAAGCGAAAATGGCATTATCAATGATCCTAATGACCTTCATCTTTGAACTTTCACCACACTATAAGCATGCTCCGTTTCCTATTCTAACACTTCAACCTCAACATGGAGCTCCAATGATATTGCACAGACTCTAG
- the LOC108223440 gene encoding mitochondrial ATP-independent inner membrane protease subunit 1a, with the protein MFARMKPLVKEALNQTLIFGKFLCLLHITDKYICSPIIVHGPSMLPTMNLTGDVILAEHISSRFGKLSVGDVVLVSSPENPRKTVTKRILGLEGDKVAFLVDPSFGSGNYRTIVVPKGHVWIQGDNIYASKDSRHFGPVPYGLIHGKVFCRLWPPDGFGWLDQ; encoded by the exons ATGTTTGCAAGAATGAAGCCATTGGTGAAAGAAGCTCTGAACCAGACATTAATCTTCGGGAAATTCCTCTGTCTTCTCCACATCACAGACAAGTACATTTGTTCCCCTATCATC GTTCATGGGCCAAGTATGCTTCCAACTATGAATTTAACTGGTGATGTAATATTGGCTGAGCATATATCATCAAGATTTGGGAAATTGAGTGTTGGAGATGTGGTTCTTGTTAGCTCACCTGAAAACCCTAGAAAAACTGTTACTAAGAGGATTTTGGGCTTGGAGGGTGATAAGGTTGCTTTTTTAGTTGACCCCTCTTTCGGGTCGGGCAATTATCGAACTATTGTG GTCCCAAAGGGGCATGTTTGGATTCAAGGGGATAACATTTATGCATCTAAAGATTCTCGGCATTTTGGGCCTGTTCCTTATGGTCTAATCCATGGCAAAGTTTTTTGTAGA TTATGGCCGCCAGATGGTTTTGGATGGCTGGACCAGTAG
- the LOC108224138 gene encoding solanesyl diphosphate synthase 2, chloroplastic yields the protein MLSMTSHNLEFGRSGLDFVACGCSSNASYLVRNSSKGVLRRVKYEFGARKWLCFRRDFGSCRVVSTKTPEAFVNVPAPVIELKTESRNSKSVSVKNLFEIVADDLLVLNNNLQSIVGAENPVLMSAAEQIFSAGGKRMRPALVFLVSRATAEFVGLKELTKEHRRLAEIIEMIHTASLIHDDVLDESDMRRGQETVHQLYGTRVAVLAGDFMFAQSSWYLANLENLEVIKLISQVIKDFASGEIKQASSLFDCDVELDEYLIKSYYKTASLIAASTKGAAIFSGVDSDVCEHMYQYGKNLGLSFQVVDDILDFTQSAEQLGKPAGSDLSKGNLTAPVIFALEKVPRLRDIIESEFCETGSLDEAIELVKSCGGIERAQNLAKEKADLAIKSLQCLPQSAFRLALEGMVKYNLERID from the exons ATGTTGTCAATGACAAGCCATAATCTGGAGTTTGGAAGAAGTGGTTTAGATTTTGTGGCTTGTGGCTGTTCTTCAAATGCTTCATATTTGGTGAGGAATTCTTCAAAGGGTGTGCTTAGGAGGGTTAAATATGAGTTTGGAGCTAGAAAATGGCTGTGTTTCAGGAGGGACTTTGGTAGCTGTAGAGTTGTTTCTACCAAAACCCCTGAGGCTTTTGTGAATG TTCCTGCACCAGTAATTGAGCTTAAAACAGAATCAAGAAACTCGAAGTCAGTTTCAGTGAAgaatttgtttgaaattgttgcTGATGACTTGTTGGTATTGAACAACAATTTACAGTCG ATTGTTGGTGCAGAAAATCCAGTGTTGATGTCAGCAGCTGAACAGATCTTTAGTGCTGGTGGAAAGAGGATGAGACCAGCTCTGGTGTTCCTAGTGTCAAGAGCCACGGCAGAATTTGTAGGCTTGAA GGAACTTACCAAAGAGCATAGACGCTTAGCAGAGATCATTGAAATGATCCATACGGCAAGCTTAATACATGACGATGTACTTGACGAAAGTGATATGCGGAGAG GACAAGAAACCGTTCATCAACTTTATGGTACCCGAGTTGCTGTATTGGCAGGGGATTTCATGTTTGCACAGTCATCATGGTACCTGGCTAATCTTGAAAACCTTGAAGTCATCAAACTCATCAGCCAA GTTATTAAAGATTTTGCTAGTGGTGAAATAAAGCAGGCGTCCAGCTTGTTTGACTGTGATGTTGAACTTGATGAGTATTTGATCAAGAGCTACTATAAAACAGCTTCTTTAATTGCTGCTAGCACAAAAGGAGCTGCCATTTTTAGTGGGGTTGATAGTGATGTTTGTGAGCATATGTATCAATATGGCAAGAACCTCGGTTTATCCTTCCAGGTTGTTGATGACATATTAGATTTTACACAGTCAGCAGAGCAATTGGGGAAGCCAGCAGGGAGTGATTTGTCAAAAGGAAACCTGACCGCCCCGGTGATTTTTGCACTTGAAAAAGTTCCAAGACTAAGGGATATTATAGAATCAGAATTTTGTGAGACTGGTTCACTGGATGAGGCTATAGAGCTAGTCAAGAGCTGCGGAGGAATTGAGAGAGCTCAGAATCTTGCAAAAGAGAAAGCTGACCTAGCTATCAAAAGTCTGCAATGCCTTCCTCAGAGTGCCTTTCGACTAGCACTTGAGGGAATGGTGAAGTATAATCTCGAGAGAATTGACTAG
- the LOC108222322 gene encoding glucan endo-1,3-beta-glucosidase — protein MAKAPQFSLCLLLLFIISVGTFTFTSADGQRTWCVAKPSSDEATLQANINYACEHVDCSLIKKGCPCFSPESLINHASVVMNLYYQCKGRNQWNCHFGGSGLVTITDPSYSSCVYE, from the exons ATGGCAAAAGCACCACAATTCTctctttgtcttctcctcctcttcatcatctCAG TTGGTACGTTCACTTTTACATCGGCTGATGGACAG AGAACATGGTGTGTGGCAAAGCCATCATCAGACGAAGCCACTCTGCAAGCCAACATCAACTATGCATGTGAACATGTAGACTGCAGCCTTATAAAGAAGGGTTGTCCTTGTTTCTCCCCAGAGAGTCTCATAAACCATGCCTCAGTGGTGATGAATCTGTATTATCAGTGCAAGGGAAGAAACCAGTGGAACTGCCATTTCGGGGGATCTGGTCTCGTTACCATAACGGATCCAA GTTATAGTAGCTGTGTTTATGAGTGA